The genomic DNA GAACATTCCCAAAGAAGCTGCTACTAAAGGAACGTTATCAATTACTGCTGAACCAATACCTAATAATAAAACTACTAAATCAGACACCCTAGTTCCATTTAGCTCTGTTCCTATTAGTGGTATATTTTCTTTTAAACTATCTGCAAATCCAAATAAAATTCCTAACGACTCTAATGCCGCTACTGCCATCAAAATTCCTAAGAAGAATAAAATACTTGGTAATTCTATTTTAGACAAAGAATGATGTACAGGGCTATGATGCGCATGCGCATCTGACTCGTGACTATTTACTTCTGTTAAAGAAAATTTAGATCTACTATAAATCTCTGCAAAAGTAGCTACTACTGCCAACGAAAGCATCATTCCTACATAAGGAGGTAAGTGAGTTATTGTTTTAAAGAAAGGTACAAATACAATTGCCCCCAACCCTAAATACAGCATTCTTGCACTATGCGGACCTGGTTTTACATCATTAGCTTTTTCATCTACTTGAATATCCCCCTGAAAAGCAGGTAAAAATGAAGCTATAAAAGAAGGCACTACCATACACAACAAAGAAGGTATTAACAAATAAATTGCTAACATTGGAGTTGTTACTTTTTTACCTATCCATAACATTGTTGTTGTTACGTCTCCTATTGGAGACCAAGCTCCTCCTGCATTGGCCGCTATAATAATTAACCCAGCAAACCAGATTCTATCCTCCCTACTTTTAACTATTTTTTGCAAAATAGAAATCAATACAATAGTAGCTGTTAGATTATCTATTATAGCTGATAAAATAAAAGCCAGAATAGAAAATATCCATAAAATCTTCTTCTTACTTCTGGTTTTTACGAAAGTTTTAATTGTTGAAAACCCATTGAAATAATCAATAATTTCAACAATAGTCATTGCTCCTAAAAGGAAAACTAATATTTCAGCTGTTTTCCCTAAATGATGCA from Tenacibaculum maritimum NCIMB 2154 includes the following:
- the nhaD gene encoding sodium:proton antiporter NhaD — encoded protein: MESAIILVFVMGYLAITLEHNLKLDKLIPALIMMAICWALVALGADNFSQWFDSGKHSLLTEGYTSLNHEGKMHMVEETLLHHLGKTAEILVFLLGAMTIVEIIDYFNGFSTIKTFVKTRSKKKILWIFSILAFILSAIIDNLTATIVLISILQKIVKSREDRIWFAGLIIIAANAGGAWSPIGDVTTTMLWIGKKVTTPMLAIYLLIPSLLCMVVPSFIASFLPAFQGDIQVDEKANDVKPGPHSARMLYLGLGAIVFVPFFKTITHLPPYVGMMLSLAVVATFAEIYSRSKFSLTEVNSHESDAHAHHSPVHHSLSKIELPSILFFLGILMAVAALESLGILFGFADSLKENIPLIGTELNGTRVSDLVVLLLGIGSAVIDNVPLVAASLGMFSENLDNPLWHFIAFSAGTGGSMLIIGSAAGVVAMGMEKIDFFWYFKKISWLAFVGFIVGAIAFMAIRSFV